A DNA window from Stutzerimonas stutzeri contains the following coding sequences:
- a CDS encoding YitT family protein produces the protein MQPDKSDAPEAERVAAIFVRHPLWEDGLALLTGTALVALGIAFYSHAGLLTGGTVGLAFLLKYLAGWSFGPAFFLLNLPFYALAIWRMGWQFTLRTVCAVGLVSLFAELTPQWMRFAELNVVYAAVFGGFAIGVGLLILFRHRASLGGVNILALFLQERFGVRAGTFQMGIDSLIVLAAVFVVPADKVVLSVLGAVALNLVLAINHRADRYMGVS, from the coding sequence ATGCAACCTGACAAATCCGATGCCCCGGAAGCCGAGCGCGTTGCCGCGATCTTCGTCCGCCACCCGCTGTGGGAGGACGGCCTCGCGCTGCTCACCGGCACCGCGCTGGTCGCCCTCGGTATCGCCTTCTACAGCCATGCCGGGCTGCTGACTGGTGGCACCGTGGGCCTGGCCTTTCTGCTCAAGTACCTGGCGGGTTGGTCGTTCGGTCCGGCGTTCTTTCTGCTCAACCTGCCGTTCTATGCGCTGGCGATCTGGCGCATGGGCTGGCAGTTCACCCTGCGCACCGTCTGCGCGGTGGGGCTGGTCTCGCTGTTTGCTGAGCTGACGCCGCAATGGATGCGCTTCGCCGAGCTGAACGTGGTCTACGCCGCGGTGTTTGGCGGTTTCGCCATTGGTGTCGGCCTGCTGATCCTGTTCCGCCATCGCGCCAGTCTCGGCGGCGTGAACATCCTTGCGCTGTTCCTGCAGGAACGCTTCGGTGTACGCGCCGGCACCTTCCAGATGGGCATCGACTCGCTGATCGTGCTGGCGGCCGTGTTTGTCGTTCCTGCGGACAAGGTGGTGCTGTCGGTGCTCGGCGCCGTGGCGCTGAACCTGGTGCTGGCAATCAACCACCGCGCCGATCGCTACATGGGCGTCAGCTGA
- a CDS encoding glycerophosphodiester phosphodiesterase, protein MARKTTASLRRWLTACSLLLPLAGVAAPDEHAAKHQAARGEPSPLVIAHRGASGYLPEHTLAAYALAVFQGADYIEPDLVMTRDGQIVARHDNELGLTTDVSQHPEFADRRRTQRVDGVTLTGWFSEDFTLAELKTLRAIERIPDIRPGNARLDGSLEIPTLQEIIDLVKTLQLSQGRRIGLYPETKHPTHFQQLGLAMEKPLVRILTRNGYVGRQAPVYIQSFEVDNLKTLSRLTQLRLVQLFSSGQPYDQQVSGSKLTYAQMATPAGLKTISSYAAGVGPEKSYIIPRDANGNLGTPTGFVAAAHAVGLKVHPYTFRAENAFLPANLRSSDKRHERGDIEADIRAFLDAGIDGLFIDQPDIAVSVRTKD, encoded by the coding sequence ATGGCCCGCAAGACCACCGCTTCCCTTCGCCGCTGGCTGACCGCCTGCAGCCTGCTGCTTCCACTGGCCGGTGTTGCCGCGCCGGATGAACACGCCGCGAAACACCAGGCCGCGCGTGGCGAGCCGTCGCCGCTGGTGATCGCCCACCGCGGTGCCAGTGGCTACCTGCCGGAGCACACCTTGGCCGCCTATGCGCTGGCAGTCTTCCAGGGTGCCGACTACATCGAGCCGGATCTGGTGATGACTCGCGATGGGCAGATCGTCGCCCGCCACGACAATGAGCTGGGCCTGACCACAGATGTCTCCCAGCATCCCGAGTTCGCCGATCGCAGGCGCACCCAGCGGGTCGATGGCGTCACCCTCACCGGCTGGTTCAGCGAAGATTTCACCCTCGCCGAGCTGAAGACCTTGCGCGCCATCGAGCGCATCCCGGATATCCGCCCGGGCAACGCCCGCCTAGATGGCAGCCTGGAGATTCCGACCCTGCAGGAGATCATCGATCTGGTGAAAACCCTGCAGCTCAGCCAGGGCCGGCGCATCGGCCTGTACCCGGAAACCAAACACCCGACGCACTTCCAGCAGCTTGGCCTGGCGATGGAAAAGCCGCTAGTGCGCATCCTCACCCGCAACGGTTATGTCGGTCGGCAGGCGCCGGTGTACATCCAGTCCTTCGAAGTGGACAACCTCAAGACGCTCAGCCGGCTCACCCAGCTGCGCCTGGTGCAGCTGTTCAGCTCGGGCCAGCCGTACGACCAGCAGGTAAGCGGCAGCAAGCTGACCTACGCGCAGATGGCCACGCCGGCCGGGCTCAAGACGATTTCCAGCTACGCCGCGGGCGTCGGCCCGGAGAAAAGCTACATCATCCCGCGCGATGCCAATGGCAACCTCGGCACGCCGACCGGCTTCGTTGCCGCCGCCCATGCCGTCGGACTCAAGGTCCACCCGTACACCTTCCGCGCTGAAAACGCCTTCCTGCCGGCCAACCTGCGCAGCAGCGACAAGCGCCACGAGCGTGGTGACATCGAAGCGGACATTCGCGCCTTCCTCGACGCCGGCATCGACGGGCTGTTCATCGATCAGCCGGACATCGCCGTGAGCGTACGCACAAAGGATTGA
- a CDS encoding DUF4153 domain-containing protein — MEQTGEARPLKVYLAVGLLQGLVLWAASEAWPHAAGWRVLCSALLAFSVIGGWQLQLLWGGLREAGRWRLVLPAALLPAVLAGGLALQFDQPRWYYLGESVGTLLLWGNLVLAYVLTPFIQARDAGHRWRVDYAALYRHAINNGLLLFMALLMLAAFWLLIWLWAGLFKLVGIGIFATLFESSGFIWVASAAVVAIGLWIGLERGQVVDALRNVLQAMCRFLLPLTVLILLLFVVCLPFTGLQPLWETRHATPILLAMVFAHVALLNGVVQDGRQAVHYPRGLRVLVDASSLCLPLLAGLAVYALWLRIGQYGLTPDRVVAAGATLVALLHALALMVAVARPGNGWLAGLRQSNPVLALVSVSLLLLMYFPPLSPLQLSAANQYQRLLDEQVPAERTDLGALRFQLGEPGRDYLEKLRQRLAGPAVQAARREQLQADLQRLDRAENYWNWRHEHEMANSAPVPWIGEPVEDADGALAQAIASQGCDGDCALFAVDLDEDHQPEVLLLRGARPRVVTVLGRGATGGWRWIGHLRTTDQQTLDGETLKQQIERGALQVVAPRFKALEIDGIRLEPAITE, encoded by the coding sequence ATGGAACAGACAGGCGAAGCCCGCCCACTGAAGGTCTACCTGGCGGTCGGGTTGCTGCAGGGTTTGGTCCTTTGGGCGGCCAGTGAGGCGTGGCCGCACGCGGCTGGCTGGCGTGTGCTGTGCTCGGCACTGCTGGCCTTCAGCGTGATTGGCGGTTGGCAGTTGCAGCTTCTGTGGGGTGGTCTGCGCGAGGCTGGGCGCTGGCGCCTGGTGCTGCCCGCCGCGCTGCTTCCTGCGGTGCTTGCTGGCGGCCTTGCACTGCAGTTCGACCAGCCGCGTTGGTATTACCTGGGTGAATCCGTCGGCACCCTGCTGCTCTGGGGCAACCTCGTTCTAGCCTATGTGCTGACACCCTTCATCCAGGCGCGGGATGCAGGCCATCGCTGGCGTGTCGACTACGCCGCCTTGTACCGGCACGCCATCAACAACGGCCTGCTGCTGTTCATGGCACTGCTCATGCTGGCGGCGTTCTGGCTGCTGATCTGGCTCTGGGCCGGCTTGTTCAAGCTGGTCGGGATCGGCATCTTCGCAACGCTCTTCGAGTCTTCGGGTTTCATCTGGGTTGCCAGTGCGGCGGTCGTCGCCATCGGCCTGTGGATCGGACTTGAGCGCGGCCAGGTGGTCGATGCGCTGCGAAATGTGCTGCAAGCCATGTGTCGGTTCCTGCTACCGCTGACGGTGCTGATCCTGCTGCTGTTCGTGGTGTGCTTGCCATTTACCGGCTTGCAGCCGTTGTGGGAAACACGCCACGCGACACCGATCCTGTTGGCCATGGTATTTGCCCATGTCGCACTGCTGAACGGTGTGGTTCAGGATGGCAGGCAAGCGGTGCATTACCCACGTGGGCTGCGCGTGCTGGTCGATGCCAGCTCATTGTGTCTGCCGCTGCTGGCAGGCCTTGCGGTCTACGCACTCTGGTTGCGGATCGGCCAGTACGGGCTCACGCCGGACCGCGTCGTGGCGGCCGGAGCGACGCTGGTTGCCTTGCTCCATGCGTTGGCGTTGATGGTTGCCGTCGCGCGACCCGGCAATGGCTGGCTGGCCGGGTTGCGCCAGAGCAACCCCGTGCTGGCGCTGGTTTCGGTGTCGCTGTTGCTGCTCATGTATTTTCCGCCGCTGAGCCCGCTGCAACTCAGCGCGGCCAACCAGTACCAGCGCCTGCTCGACGAGCAGGTGCCGGCAGAGCGCACTGATCTCGGCGCATTGCGCTTTCAGCTGGGCGAGCCCGGCCGAGACTACCTGGAAAAACTGCGGCAGCGCCTTGCCGGGCCTGCTGTCCAAGCCGCACGAAGGGAGCAACTGCAGGCAGACCTGCAACGGCTAGACCGGGCCGAAAACTATTGGAATTGGCGGCATGAACACGAGATGGCCAATTCCGCTCCCGTGCCGTGGATCGGTGAGCCTGTTGAGGATGCTGACGGTGCACTGGCGCAGGCCATTGCGTCGCAGGGCTGTGACGGAGATTGCGCCCTGTTTGCCGTCGACCTGGATGAAGATCACCAGCCCGAGGTGCTCTTGTTGCGCGGTGCGCGGCCGCGGGTCGTAACGGTGCTGGGGCGTGGCGCGACCGGTGGCTGGCGATGGATCGGCCACCTGCGCACGACCGATCAGCAAACGCTCGACGGCGAGACGCTCAAGCAGCAGATCGAACGTGGCGCTTTGCAGGTGGTAGCGCCGCGCTTCAAAGCGCTGGAAATCGACGGCATACGGCTGGAGCCGGCGATTACCGAATAG
- a CDS encoding DUF2868 domain-containing protein: MTDLPLPALSPLDRHWLTEAVRLREEHAGPLEDDEANRQARARGGDLPALIEQRALWLARRDGLIEALVHWRQGARLGAIVLALLAVFTGAGLAFAALGDGQRPVNVFWALGSLLGLNLLTLLGWLLGLFFARDSGGALGRLWLWLSEKLARDARAAQLAPALLTMLHRHRLGRWLLGVGVHALWLLAMASALLTLLALLATRRYGFVWETTILGESAFVGLTQALGALPALLGFSVPDVEQIRASGALGGDLEGARQRWAGWLVGVLLIYGLLPRLLLAGFSLLRWRHGRAALTLDLSLPSYRLLRERLQPASERLGVRDAAPAQLHAPSAGAQLDGNAGAVLVAIELDGSRAWPPTLPKGVADAGILDDREQRRRLLDQLTRFPPARLAIACDPRRSPDRGTLALIGELSRCAAATHVWLLQAPPGEALDSSRLDDWHQALEALGLPHSSTSPLSWLESGHD; the protein is encoded by the coding sequence GTGACCGATCTCCCGTTACCCGCCCTCAGCCCTCTCGACCGCCACTGGCTTACCGAAGCCGTGCGCCTGCGCGAAGAACATGCCGGGCCGTTGGAGGATGACGAAGCCAATCGTCAGGCCCGAGCCCGAGGCGGCGACCTGCCAGCATTGATCGAACAGCGCGCGCTCTGGCTGGCGCGCCGTGATGGGCTGATCGAAGCGCTTGTGCACTGGCGCCAGGGGGCGCGCCTGGGAGCTATCGTCCTGGCCTTGCTCGCTGTCTTTACCGGCGCTGGCCTCGCCTTCGCCGCGCTCGGTGACGGACAGCGGCCGGTCAATGTGTTCTGGGCACTTGGCAGCCTGCTCGGATTGAATCTGCTGACCCTGCTCGGCTGGCTGCTCGGCCTGTTTTTTGCGCGCGACAGTGGCGGCGCGTTGGGACGGCTGTGGCTCTGGCTCAGTGAAAAGCTCGCCCGTGATGCACGCGCCGCGCAGCTGGCGCCGGCCTTGCTGACGATGCTGCATCGACATCGACTGGGCCGCTGGCTGCTGGGCGTCGGCGTGCACGCCCTGTGGCTGTTGGCCATGGCCAGCGCCCTGCTTACCCTCCTCGCACTGCTGGCAACCCGGCGCTATGGCTTCGTCTGGGAAACCACCATCCTCGGCGAGAGTGCGTTTGTCGGCCTGACCCAGGCCCTCGGCGCGCTGCCGGCACTGCTCGGCTTCAGCGTGCCAGATGTCGAGCAGATCCGCGCCAGTGGCGCACTCGGTGGCGATCTGGAAGGCGCGCGGCAACGCTGGGCCGGCTGGCTGGTCGGCGTGCTGCTGATCTACGGCCTTCTGCCACGGCTGCTGCTCGCCGGGTTCAGCCTGTTGCGCTGGCGCCACGGGCGCGCAGCCCTGACGCTCGACTTGAGCCTGCCGAGCTACCGCCTGCTGCGCGAGCGCCTGCAGCCAGCGAGCGAGCGACTCGGCGTTCGCGATGCGGCGCCGGCCCAGCTGCACGCGCCGAGCGCCGGCGCTCAGCTCGACGGCAACGCTGGCGCCGTGCTGGTAGCCATCGAGCTGGATGGCAGTCGCGCTTGGCCACCAACGTTGCCCAAGGGCGTCGCCGATGCCGGCATCCTCGATGATCGCGAGCAGCGTCGACGCCTGCTCGATCAGCTCACCCGCTTTCCCCCGGCGCGCCTGGCCATCGCCTGTGATCCACGACGCTCGCCGGATCGCGGCACCCTGGCGCTGATCGGTGAATTGTCACGCTGCGCCGCGGCAACCCACGTCTGGCTGCTACAGGCACCGCCGGGCGAGGCATTGGACAGCTCACGCCTGGATGACTGGCATCAGGCGCTGGAAGCCCTGGGCCTGCCCCACTCCAGCACTTCTCCGCTGAGCTGGTTGGAGAGCGGTCATGACTGA
- a CDS encoding DUF3482 domain-containing protein, with product MTEALKLAVVGHTNVGKTSLLRTLTRDSGFGEVSHRPSTTRHVEGARLSVDGEALLELYDTPGLEDAIALLDYLERVDRPGERLDGPARTARFLDGSEARQRFEQEAKVLRQLLASDAGLYVIDAREPVLAKYKDELAVLAGCGKPLLPVLNFVAQPGHREEEWRQALARLGLHALVRFDSVAPPVDGERRLYESLALLLEQARPKLQRLIEDHEAQAAARLASGQRLIAELLVDVAACRRSVAAQPELERGAIRELHDAVRGREQRGVDALLRLYAFRKEQAAAGDLPLLDGRWGDDLFNPETLKQLGVKIGSGMAAGAAAGAGVDLMVGGITLGAAALLGAIAGGGAQTARHYGNRLLGKLNGQRELTVDDAVLRLLALRQRQLLAVLATRGHAATEAIRLATPQDQSWREGQLPEALQRCRAHPEWSSLNPGARLQDVERQATLDELQAELQQD from the coding sequence ATGACTGAAGCCCTGAAGCTCGCCGTGGTCGGCCACACCAATGTCGGCAAAACCTCGCTGCTGCGCACCCTGACCCGTGATAGCGGCTTCGGCGAAGTCTCGCACCGGCCGAGTACCACCCGCCATGTCGAAGGTGCGCGGCTGTCGGTGGACGGCGAGGCACTGCTGGAGCTGTACGACACCCCGGGCCTGGAAGACGCCATCGCCCTGCTCGACTACCTCGAGCGCGTAGATCGACCCGGCGAACGCCTCGATGGTCCGGCGCGCACCGCGCGCTTTCTCGACGGCAGCGAGGCACGTCAGCGTTTCGAGCAGGAAGCCAAGGTGCTGCGCCAGCTGCTGGCCAGCGACGCCGGGCTCTACGTGATCGACGCCCGCGAGCCGGTGCTCGCCAAATACAAGGACGAGCTCGCGGTGCTGGCCGGCTGCGGCAAGCCGCTGTTACCGGTGCTCAACTTCGTCGCCCAACCCGGGCATCGCGAGGAGGAATGGCGCCAGGCGCTGGCTCGTCTCGGCCTGCATGCGCTGGTGCGCTTCGACAGCGTGGCACCACCAGTGGATGGCGAGCGCCGGCTGTACGAAAGCCTGGCGCTGCTGCTGGAACAGGCACGACCCAAACTGCAACGGCTGATCGAAGACCATGAAGCGCAGGCTGCCGCGCGCCTGGCCAGCGGCCAGCGGCTGATCGCCGAGCTGCTGGTAGACGTCGCCGCCTGCCGGCGCAGCGTGGCGGCCCAGCCAGAGCTGGAGCGTGGCGCCATACGTGAATTGCACGACGCCGTGCGTGGCCGCGAGCAGCGCGGTGTCGATGCGCTGCTGCGCCTGTACGCCTTCCGCAAGGAGCAGGCAGCGGCCGGTGATCTGCCTCTGCTCGATGGCCGCTGGGGCGACGACCTGTTCAATCCGGAAACCCTCAAGCAGCTGGGCGTGAAGATTGGCAGCGGCATGGCTGCGGGTGCTGCCGCCGGTGCCGGAGTCGATCTGATGGTCGGTGGCATCACCCTCGGCGCGGCAGCCCTGCTCGGCGCCATCGCTGGTGGTGGTGCGCAGACCGCCCGGCACTACGGCAATCGCCTGCTGGGCAAGCTCAATGGCCAGCGTGAACTCACTGTCGATGATGCCGTGCTGCGCCTGCTCGCCTTGCGCCAGCGCCAACTGCTAGCCGTGCTCGCCACCCGCGGGCACGCTGCGACCGAGGCTATCCGCCTGGCCACGCCACAGGATCAGAGTTGGCGCGAAGGCCAGCTGCCGGAAGCGTTGCAGCGCTGCCGCGCCCATCCGGAGTGGTCATCACTCAACCCCGGTGCCCGCCTGCAGGACGTCGAGCGTCAGGCGACATTGGATGAGCTGCAAGCCGAACTGCAGCAGGACTGA
- the folA gene encoding type 3 dihydrofolate reductase, with the protein MNQTPLPLAMIAALAQNRVIGLDNRMPWHVPADLKHFKAMTLGKPIVMGRKTWDSLGRPLPGRLNLVVSRQADLQLDGAETFTDLDAALVRAEQWAREQGVDELMLIGGAQLYAQALGQAQRLYLTRIDAAPEGDAFFPAFDEAEWQCVDSQSHPADGDAPAYCFETWQKQS; encoded by the coding sequence ATGAATCAGACCCCTCTTCCCCTCGCCATGATCGCCGCCCTCGCGCAGAACCGCGTGATCGGCCTCGACAACCGCATGCCCTGGCACGTGCCCGCCGATCTCAAGCATTTCAAGGCCATGACCCTCGGCAAACCGATCGTCATGGGCCGCAAGACCTGGGATTCGCTCGGCCGCCCGCTGCCGGGTCGGCTCAACCTGGTGGTCAGTCGCCAGGCGGATCTGCAGCTAGACGGCGCGGAAACCTTCACCGACCTGGACGCCGCGCTGGTGCGTGCCGAGCAGTGGGCGCGCGAGCAGGGCGTCGACGAGCTGATGCTGATCGGTGGTGCGCAGCTGTACGCCCAGGCGTTGGGGCAGGCGCAGCGGCTTTACCTCACGCGAATCGATGCGGCTCCCGAAGGTGATGCGTTCTTTCCGGCATTCGACGAAGCCGAGTGGCAGTGCGTCGACAGCCAGTCGCATCCGGCCGACGGTGATGCCCCCGCCTACTGTTTCGAGACCTGGCAAAAACAGAGCTGA
- a CDS encoding metallophosphoesterase family protein has protein sequence MRIGLISDTHGLLRPEALAALQGCARIIHAGDIGKPAVLDGLRAIAPLEAIRGNIDTADWARELPERLDLRIGGLTLHVLHDLKLLDIDPLAAGIDVVIAGHSHKPKVERRDGVLYINPGSAGPRRFSLPISLALLELNDGDAQVELISLS, from the coding sequence ATGCGCATCGGTCTGATCTCCGACACCCACGGCCTGCTTCGCCCCGAGGCGCTGGCGGCGTTGCAGGGTTGCGCGCGGATCATTCACGCCGGCGATATCGGCAAGCCGGCGGTGCTCGACGGGCTGCGTGCCATCGCGCCACTGGAGGCGATCCGCGGCAATATCGATACGGCTGACTGGGCGCGGGAGCTGCCGGAACGACTGGACCTGCGCATCGGCGGCCTCACCCTGCATGTACTGCATGACCTCAAGCTGCTGGATATCGACCCGCTCGCCGCCGGCATCGACGTGGTGATTGCCGGCCACTCGCACAAACCGAAGGTCGAGCGGCGCGATGGCGTGCTCTACATCAATCCGGGCAGCGCTGGTCCGCGGCGTTTCAGCCTGCCCATCAGCCTGGCGCTGCTGGAGCTGAACGACGGTGATGCGCAGGTCGAGCTGATCAGCCTCAGCTGA
- a CDS encoding NAD(P)/FAD-dependent oxidoreductase: MDRVDCVVVGAGVVGLAVARALALTGREVLVLEAEAAFGTATSARNSEVIHAGIYYPQGSLKGRLCVAGRRLLYDFCESHGVAHRRCGKLIVATEDSQLDGLDRLQAHALSNGVEDLQRLDAAALRALEPQLHAVAGLLSPSTGIIDSHALMLALLGDAERQGAVLALNAPVTAINVGSAGLQVEVGGADPLQLLARTVVNCAGHGAPVLAAHTAGLAPAARPRQFFAKGSYFSLAGRTPFRHLVYPLPEPGGLGVHLTLDMAGQARFGPDVQWVDGLDYRIEPERADGFYAAIRRYWPGLPDDSLHPAYTGIRPKISGPGEAAADFRIDGPAQHGIAGLVNLFGIESPGLTACLAIAEHVRGLVEVDPLAT, translated from the coding sequence ATGGATCGAGTGGATTGCGTGGTGGTGGGCGCCGGGGTGGTCGGGCTGGCCGTGGCGCGCGCACTGGCGCTGACTGGGCGTGAGGTATTGGTGCTGGAAGCCGAGGCGGCCTTCGGCACCGCCACCAGTGCACGCAACAGCGAGGTCATCCATGCCGGCATCTACTACCCGCAGGGCTCGCTCAAGGGCCGGCTGTGCGTCGCCGGGCGGCGATTGCTGTACGACTTCTGCGAGAGCCACGGCGTGGCCCATCGGCGCTGCGGGAAGCTGATCGTCGCCACCGAGGACTCACAACTGGATGGGCTCGACCGGCTGCAGGCCCATGCCCTGAGCAATGGCGTCGAGGATCTGCAACGGCTCGATGCTGCCGCCCTCAGGGCGTTGGAGCCGCAGCTGCATGCCGTGGCCGGGCTGCTCTCGCCAAGCACCGGCATCATCGACAGCCATGCGCTGATGCTGGCATTGCTGGGCGATGCCGAGCGGCAGGGCGCGGTACTGGCTTTGAACGCGCCGGTAACGGCGATCAACGTCGGCAGCGCAGGCTTGCAGGTCGAGGTGGGCGGCGCCGATCCGCTGCAGCTACTGGCCCGCACCGTGGTGAATTGCGCCGGGCATGGTGCGCCCGTCCTCGCCGCACACACCGCCGGGTTGGCCCCGGCGGCGCGGCCGCGGCAGTTCTTCGCCAAGGGCAGCTACTTCAGCCTGGCCGGGCGTACGCCGTTTCGCCATCTGGTCTATCCGCTGCCGGAACCGGGCGGCCTGGGCGTGCACCTGACACTGGATATGGCCGGCCAGGCGCGTTTCGGCCCGGATGTGCAGTGGGTCGATGGGCTGGACTACCGCATCGAGCCCGAACGGGCCGATGGCTTCTACGCGGCGATCCGCCGCTACTGGCCGGGGCTGCCGGACGATTCGCTGCACCCGGCCTACACCGGCATCCGCCCGAAGATCAGCGGGCCCGGCGAGGCGGCCGCAGACTTTCGCATCGATGGCCCGGCGCAGCACGGTATCGCCGGCCTGGTGAACCTGTTCGGCATCGAATCGCCGGGCCTGACCGCCTGCCTGGCGATTGCCGAACATGTTCGTGGGCTGGTCGAGGTAGACCCGCTGGCGACCTGA
- a CDS encoding DMT family transporter encodes MANKFGPAVWQVDGMLLMVALIWGSSYAVAKQALLFYPVLGFLAIRFGLTFVLLLPQLRGVGRRALRPGIPLGLVMLAIFLCETWGVMLTSASNAAFLISLCVVITPFMEWLLLRQRPHHSLFIACALSLTGVWLLTGGPHLSLNAGDVLMLAAALLRAVLVCLTRRLTAGQAIPALALTAVQSGVVASGCILLGLSLPGELPALPAEPAFWFATLYLVLFATLFAMYVQNLALGRSSATRVSLLMGSEPLFGAIIAGLWLGERLGPMGWAGGLLIVLATLCTLRVGRVSIPAAKARCAPAHGEMGG; translated from the coding sequence ATGGCGAATAAGTTTGGGCCGGCCGTTTGGCAGGTCGACGGCATGTTGCTGATGGTGGCGCTTATCTGGGGCAGCAGCTATGCGGTGGCCAAGCAGGCGCTGCTGTTCTATCCGGTGCTGGGTTTCCTGGCGATTCGTTTCGGCCTGACCTTCGTTCTGCTGCTGCCGCAACTGCGCGGCGTAGGTCGTCGAGCGCTGCGCCCCGGTATACCGCTGGGGTTGGTGATGCTGGCGATCTTTCTCTGCGAGACCTGGGGCGTGATGCTGACCAGCGCCAGCAATGCGGCATTCCTGATCAGTCTGTGCGTGGTGATCACGCCGTTCATGGAGTGGCTGTTGCTGCGCCAGCGGCCGCATCACTCGCTGTTCATCGCCTGCGCACTTTCGCTGACGGGCGTCTGGCTGCTGACCGGCGGCCCACACCTGTCGCTCAACGCCGGTGATGTGCTGATGCTCGCCGCCGCGCTGCTGCGCGCCGTGCTGGTCTGCCTGACCCGGCGGCTGACGGCGGGGCAGGCGATTCCCGCGTTGGCGTTGACTGCGGTGCAGAGCGGCGTCGTCGCGAGCGGCTGCATCCTGCTCGGTTTGTCGTTGCCGGGCGAGCTGCCCGCGCTCCCGGCAGAACCGGCGTTCTGGTTCGCGACGCTGTACCTGGTGCTGTTCGCGACGTTGTTTGCGATGTACGTGCAGAACCTCGCGCTGGGGCGCAGCAGCGCGACGAGGGTGTCGTTGCTGATGGGTTCCGAACCATTGTTCGGCGCGATCATCGCCGGCCTTTGGCTGGGCGAGCGGCTGGGGCCGATGGGCTGGGCGGGTGGTTTGCTTATCGTGCTGGCAACCCTGTGCACCTTGCGGGTAGGGCGCGTGTCGATACCGGCCGCGAAAGCGCGATGCGCGCCGGCGCATGGGGAAATGGGCGGCTAG
- a CDS encoding DUF4282 domain-containing protein, whose amino-acid sequence MKDLFFFDAMLTPKIITLIYWLGLVSVVVGFVVALFSGAIWQALGILIFGAIGTRIWCELLIVLFKIHENLQKLANKA is encoded by the coding sequence ATGAAAGACCTGTTCTTCTTCGATGCCATGCTCACGCCGAAAATCATCACGCTGATCTACTGGCTCGGCCTGGTTTCGGTTGTCGTCGGATTTGTCGTCGCGCTGTTTTCCGGTGCCATCTGGCAGGCACTGGGCATCCTGATATTCGGGGCGATCGGTACCCGCATCTGGTGCGAGCTGCTGATCGTGCTGTTCAAGATCCACGAAAATCTGCAGAAGCTCGCCAACAAGGCGTAA